The nucleotide sequence TGAAGCCCGGTTTGGCTTCACCCTGGAGCGTGAAGCATATGATGTAGGTGGCATTGCCATCGACAATCACGGCTCACCGCTGCCGGATCACACCCTGAAAGGCTGCGAAGCTGCTGATGCTGTGCTGTTCGGCTCGGTCGGCGGCCCGAAATGGGAACACCTGCCCGCCAATGAGCAACCGGAACGCGGGGCGCTGCTGCCGCTGCGCAAGCACTTCCAGCTGTTCTGTAACCTGCGTCCGGCGCAGATCCACAGTGGTCTGGAAGCCTTTTCTCCCTTGCGTGCCGACATCTCCGAGCGAGGTTTTGACATCGTGGTGGTGCGTGAGCTGACCGGCGGCATCTACTTTGGTCAGCCGAAAGGCCGCGAAGGGGAGGGTGCGATGGAAAAGGCCTATGATACTGAGGTTTATCATCGCTATGAGATCGAACGTATCGCCCGTATCGCGTTTGAGTCTGCCCGTCTGCGTCGTAAGAAAGTCTGCTCCATCGACAAAGCGAACGTGCTGCAAAGCTCAATTCTGTGGCGCGAAGTGGTGGAAGGGATCGCCAAAGATTACCCGGATGTCGAACTGAGCCACATGTACATCGACAACGCCACCATGCAGCTGATCAAAGATCCGTCGCAGTTTGACGTCATGCTGTGTTCCAACATTTTCGGTGACATTATCTCCGACGAATGCGCCATGATCACCGGCTCTATGGGCATGCTGCCTTCGGCCAGCCTGAACCAGGACAAGTTCGGCATGTATGAACCGGCCGGCGGTTCAGCGCCGGATATCGCCGGTAAAAACATCGCCAACCCAGTGGCACAGATTCTGTCTGCCGCCCTGATGCTGCGCTACAGTCTGGGTCAAGAAGAAGCGGCACGCGCCATTGAGCAAGCCGTCTCCCAGGCACTGGAAGCCGGTGAACTGACAGCGGATCTGGCCGGCAACCGCCCGGCCCTGTCGACCGACGCCATGGGCGATAAAATCGCCGCCTACATCCGCCAGGCATAAGCCGAACGACGAGGAGCAAACGAGCAATGTCAAACACAACACACACAGCCAAAACGCTG is from Photobacterium sp. TLY01 and encodes:
- the leuB gene encoding 3-isopropylmalate dehydrogenase, giving the protein MAGQRYKIAVLSGDGIGPEVMRQAHKVLDAIEARFGFTLEREAYDVGGIAIDNHGSPLPDHTLKGCEAADAVLFGSVGGPKWEHLPANEQPERGALLPLRKHFQLFCNLRPAQIHSGLEAFSPLRADISERGFDIVVVRELTGGIYFGQPKGREGEGAMEKAYDTEVYHRYEIERIARIAFESARLRRKKVCSIDKANVLQSSILWREVVEGIAKDYPDVELSHMYIDNATMQLIKDPSQFDVMLCSNIFGDIISDECAMITGSMGMLPSASLNQDKFGMYEPAGGSAPDIAGKNIANPVAQILSAALMLRYSLGQEEAARAIEQAVSQALEAGELTADLAGNRPALSTDAMGDKIAAYIRQA